One part of the Tachysurus fulvidraco isolate hzauxx_2018 chromosome 23, HZAU_PFXX_2.0, whole genome shotgun sequence genome encodes these proteins:
- the aurkaip1 gene encoding aurora kinase A-interacting protein has protein sequence MFVTRLIPRLNVFFRVSGSHQYQCKSLNNAIQHCRSTGFITNHTQRYSTSATDNRHPLKQWTVLEPELEDFLVPRKLSVTPLESWLSLRYSLPPLLEAPAPFDEGDLIEEAVVLPPSAVPVLEDGETATPLSCKNVLEIRRRKMNRHKYKKLLKRTKFLRRRVKERRQKRKQSRFEKDLMRIWRRAGLKKAPEGWTTPKIYVTHQVKRR, from the exons ATGTTTGTCACAAGGTTGATCCCACGGCTGAACGTGTTCTTCAGGGTCTCTG GTTCACATCAGTACCAGTGCAAGTCTTTGAACAACGCAATACAACACTGTCGTTCTACCGGCTTTATTACAAATCATACACAAAGGTACTCCACATCAGCCACTGACAACAGGCATCCCCTGAAACAATGGACAGTGCTCGAGCCAGAGTTAGAGGACTTCCTCGTTCCACGGAAACTCTCTGTTACGCCCTTAGAGAGCTGGCTTTCTCTGCGTTATTCACTGCCTCCACTTCTTGAGGCTCCTGCCCCTTTCGATGAAGGTGATCTGATAGAGGAGGCTGTGGTGTTGCCTCCTTCGGCTGTGCCTGTATTGGAGGATGGAGAGACCGCCACACCGTTGAGCTGTAAAAACGTGTTGGAGATCCGGCGACGGAAGATGAACAGGCATAAATACAAGAAGCTGCTGAAAAGAACCAAGTTCCTCAGGAGGCGGGTCAAGGAGCGCAGACAGAAAAGGAAGCAG TCTAGATTTGAGAAAGATCTAATGAGAATCTGGAGGCGAGCGGGACTGAAAAAAGCCCCTGAAGGATGGACCACACCTAAAATCTACGTCACTCATCAAGTAAAGCGCCGCTGA